In Amycolatopsis jiangsuensis, the following proteins share a genomic window:
- a CDS encoding nitroreductase family deazaflavin-dependent oxidoreductase: MTDNSVELSPTEWVQDQTKKILEKGTTEGVDVGGLPIVLLTLKGAKSGKLRYTPVMRVEHNGSYAVVASKGGADTHPVWYYNIKANPEFPLQDGTVTKTYVAREVEGDERAEWWERSVAAFPPYAEYEAKTDRLIPVFVLDPKS; encoded by the coding sequence ATGACTGACAACTCTGTGGAGCTCAGCCCGACCGAGTGGGTGCAGGACCAGACGAAGAAGATCCTCGAGAAGGGCACGACCGAGGGCGTCGACGTGGGGGGTTTGCCCATCGTGCTGCTGACCTTGAAGGGTGCGAAGTCCGGCAAACTGCGCTACACCCCGGTGATGCGGGTGGAGCACAATGGCAGCTACGCGGTGGTCGCTTCCAAAGGCGGCGCGGACACGCACCCGGTCTGGTACTACAACATCAAGGCCAACCCGGAGTTCCCGCTCCAGGACGGGACGGTCACCAAAACTTACGTGGCCCGCGAGGTCGAGGGCGACGAGCGCGCGGAATGGTGGGAGCGTTCCGTTGCGGCGTTCCCGCCGTATGCCGAGTACGAGGCCAAGACCGACCGGTTGATTCCGGTGTTCGTGCTTGACCCCAAGTCCTGA
- a CDS encoding heavy metal translocating P-type ATPase, whose product MSTTAHDTAQTVELVIGGMTCASCAARVERKLNKVEGVLASVNYATEKAHVEYPVTVSVDDLLGVVEATGYTAQAPKPRAAAPAEGEPEVTETRALRDRLIYSAALTLPVIVLAMVPAAQFDNWQWLSLTLAAPVVVWGAWPFHRAAWTNVRHGAATMDTLISLGVLAATLWSLYSLFFGMAGMPGLRHGFEFTVSAGDGTGNIYLEVASGVTTFILAGRYFEARSKRRSGAALRALLEIGAKDVAVLRDSREQRVPVGDLRVGDLFLVRPGEKIATDGTVTEGGSAVDVSMITGESVPVEVAVGDSVTGATMNIGGRIIVRATRVGADTRLAQMARLVEQAQNGKAAVQRLADRISAVFVPVVLVLALGTLAGWLAAGGDATEAFTAAVAVLIIACPCALGLATPTALLVGTGRGAQLGILIKGPEVLESTRRVDTIVLDKTGTVTTGRMSLAEVYVANGTTEADVLRYAGAVEHLSEHPIAKAIANGARDRVGDLPAVTEFRNTAGLGVSGLVEGTAVRAGRKAFLADWGVPVDDQLALTKAAAEKQGATAVFVAWDGAAQGVLVVADTIKPTSAQAVAELRELGLRPVLLTGDNEGAAHAVAAAAGTTEVIAEVLPEDKVAVVKRLQGEGQVVAMVGDGVNDAAALAQADLGLAMGTGTDAAIEAGDLTLVRGDLRAAADAIRLARRTLSIIRGNVFWAFAYNVAALPLAAFGLLNPMIAGAAMAFSSVFVVSNSLRLRRFRSAA is encoded by the coding sequence ATGAGCACGACGGCACACGACACCGCGCAGACGGTCGAACTCGTCATCGGCGGGATGACGTGTGCCTCGTGCGCGGCCCGCGTCGAACGGAAGCTGAACAAGGTCGAGGGCGTTCTGGCGAGCGTCAACTATGCGACGGAGAAGGCGCACGTCGAATACCCCGTCACCGTTTCGGTCGACGACCTGCTGGGTGTCGTCGAGGCCACCGGCTACACCGCGCAGGCGCCAAAGCCGCGCGCAGCCGCGCCGGCGGAAGGGGAGCCCGAGGTCACCGAAACCCGTGCGCTGCGTGACCGTTTGATCTACTCCGCCGCGCTGACCCTGCCGGTGATCGTCCTCGCGATGGTGCCGGCGGCGCAGTTCGACAACTGGCAGTGGCTGTCCCTCACGCTCGCCGCACCCGTCGTGGTCTGGGGCGCCTGGCCGTTCCACCGCGCGGCCTGGACCAACGTCCGCCACGGCGCTGCGACCATGGACACCCTGATCTCGCTCGGTGTTCTCGCAGCCACACTGTGGTCGCTGTACTCGCTGTTCTTCGGCATGGCCGGGATGCCCGGGCTTCGTCACGGCTTCGAGTTCACGGTCTCCGCGGGCGACGGCACCGGAAACATCTATCTCGAGGTCGCCTCCGGCGTCACCACGTTCATCCTCGCGGGCCGCTACTTCGAAGCCCGGTCCAAGCGACGGTCCGGTGCCGCGCTGCGTGCGTTGCTGGAAATTGGAGCGAAAGACGTCGCCGTGCTGCGCGACAGCCGTGAGCAGCGCGTTCCGGTGGGTGACCTGCGGGTCGGGGACCTGTTCCTCGTCCGGCCCGGAGAGAAGATCGCCACCGACGGCACCGTCACCGAGGGTGGCTCCGCGGTCGACGTCAGCATGATCACCGGCGAATCCGTTCCGGTCGAGGTCGCGGTGGGTGACAGCGTGACCGGCGCGACGATGAACATCGGCGGCCGCATTATCGTGCGCGCGACCCGCGTCGGCGCCGACACCCGGCTCGCGCAGATGGCGCGGCTCGTCGAGCAAGCGCAGAACGGCAAGGCCGCCGTCCAGCGGCTGGCCGATCGGATCTCAGCGGTGTTCGTGCCGGTCGTGCTGGTACTGGCACTGGGCACGCTGGCCGGGTGGCTCGCGGCCGGCGGCGACGCGACCGAGGCGTTCACCGCGGCGGTCGCGGTGCTGATCATCGCCTGCCCGTGTGCGCTCGGGCTCGCCACTCCGACCGCGCTGCTGGTAGGCACGGGCCGGGGCGCGCAGCTGGGGATCCTGATCAAGGGCCCGGAAGTGCTCGAATCCACTCGGCGCGTCGACACGATCGTGCTGGACAAGACCGGAACCGTCACGACGGGACGGATGAGCCTGGCTGAGGTGTACGTCGCGAACGGGACCACCGAGGCCGACGTGCTGCGCTATGCGGGTGCCGTCGAACACCTGTCGGAGCACCCCATCGCGAAGGCCATCGCGAACGGCGCGCGCGACCGTGTCGGTGACCTGCCCGCAGTCACGGAGTTTCGCAACACCGCGGGCCTCGGCGTGTCCGGCCTCGTGGAGGGGACCGCCGTACGCGCCGGGCGAAAGGCGTTCCTGGCGGACTGGGGCGTCCCCGTTGACGATCAGCTCGCACTCACCAAGGCCGCTGCCGAGAAGCAGGGCGCCACCGCGGTCTTCGTCGCCTGGGACGGAGCCGCCCAGGGCGTGCTGGTGGTGGCCGACACGATCAAGCCGACGTCGGCGCAAGCTGTCGCGGAGCTGCGTGAGCTCGGTCTGCGCCCGGTCCTGCTGACCGGCGACAACGAAGGCGCGGCACACGCGGTCGCGGCCGCCGCGGGAACCACCGAGGTCATCGCCGAGGTGCTGCCCGAGGACAAGGTGGCCGTGGTGAAGCGCCTGCAGGGCGAAGGACAGGTCGTCGCGATGGTCGGCGATGGCGTCAACGACGCGGCCGCGCTCGCCCAGGCCGACCTCGGCCTGGCCATGGGCACGGGCACCGACGCGGCCATCGAAGCCGGCGACCTGACCCTGGTCCGCGGTGACCTCCGTGCGGCCGCCGACGCGATCCGCCTCGCCCGCCGCACCCTGAGCATCATCCGGGGCAACGTGTTCTGGGCCTTCGCCTACAACGTCGCAGCTCTGCCGCTGGCCGCGTTCGGCCTGCTCAACCCCATGATCGCCGGTGCGGCGATGGCCTTCTCCTCGGTCTTCGTCGTCTCGAACAGCCTGCGCCTGCGCCGCTTCCGCAGCGCGGCGTAA
- a CDS encoding FAD-dependent monooxygenase, with amino-acid sequence MTTRIPVLICGGGIAGLTAALLLHREGVQSMVVERHPTTSPQPKARRFNSRSTEVFRLLGLEQEVAKASAPLAAFTGMLTGPTLAEATWPEISEGARAHAAQHEKLRELSPAPSVLCPQDALEPVLRHAAEERGVLVRFSTELVSFTQDSTGVIATLRQTTGDSYEVTADYLIGADGARSPVRTALGVLRSGHGHLADNLDLCFRADLTELVRDKPFNLCQITNPVASGAFVSVNGTDRWLFSTSDFAGSDTLDAVAWRELLRTVVGVPDLEVELLSRMHWESAMHVADRYRAGRVLLAGDAAHVMPPLAAAGANTAVGDVANLAWKLAAVLGGTADPALLDTYHAERYPVGYATAEFSSMISGHLGTMVASVTSDDGPRFDPSTTLFGLQYDEGAFVPDGREPAPVDHYAPAGRPGTRIPHAWLGPTTSPLDLAGPGLVLLAGPACTEWTAQAERLGIKHRTIADPHWLSETGLPADGALLLRPDAIVAWHSRADVSLAEAMGRVLCTTAPAPV; translated from the coding sequence GTGACCACTCGAATCCCGGTTCTGATCTGCGGGGGAGGCATCGCAGGACTCACGGCCGCGCTGCTGCTGCACCGTGAGGGAGTGCAGTCGATGGTCGTCGAGCGGCACCCGACCACGTCCCCGCAGCCGAAAGCACGCCGGTTCAACTCGCGCAGCACCGAGGTGTTCCGCCTGCTCGGGCTGGAGCAGGAAGTCGCGAAGGCCAGTGCGCCGCTCGCCGCATTCACCGGAATGCTGACCGGCCCAACGCTCGCCGAGGCAACCTGGCCGGAGATCTCCGAAGGCGCCCGCGCACACGCAGCGCAGCACGAGAAGCTGAGAGAACTGAGTCCGGCGCCCAGCGTGCTGTGTCCCCAGGACGCACTGGAGCCAGTGCTGCGTCACGCTGCCGAAGAGCGGGGCGTCCTCGTCCGATTCTCCACCGAGCTGGTGTCCTTCACCCAGGACAGCACAGGGGTGATCGCCACCCTGCGACAGACGACGGGCGATTCCTACGAGGTGACTGCCGACTATCTCATCGGAGCCGACGGTGCGCGCAGCCCTGTCCGCACCGCGCTCGGCGTGCTGCGCAGTGGCCACGGGCATCTGGCCGACAACCTCGATCTGTGTTTTCGCGCGGATCTGACCGAACTCGTCCGCGACAAGCCGTTCAACCTCTGCCAGATCACCAACCCGGTCGCATCCGGCGCATTCGTCTCCGTCAACGGCACCGACCGCTGGCTGTTCTCCACCTCCGATTTCGCCGGTTCCGACACGCTCGACGCCGTTGCGTGGCGTGAACTGCTACGCACCGTCGTCGGAGTGCCGGACCTGGAGGTCGAGCTCCTCAGCCGGATGCACTGGGAATCGGCCATGCACGTCGCGGACCGGTACCGCGCGGGGCGGGTCCTGCTCGCCGGCGACGCCGCCCACGTCATGCCGCCCCTCGCTGCCGCCGGAGCCAACACCGCGGTCGGAGACGTCGCCAACCTCGCCTGGAAACTCGCCGCGGTCCTCGGCGGAACCGCCGATCCCGCGCTCCTCGACACCTACCACGCCGAACGATACCCGGTCGGCTACGCGACCGCGGAGTTCTCGAGCATGATCAGCGGCCATCTCGGCACCATGGTCGCCTCGGTGACCAGTGACGACGGACCCCGCTTCGACCCGTCGACCACCCTCTTCGGCCTGCAGTACGACGAAGGTGCGTTCGTCCCGGACGGGCGCGAACCCGCGCCCGTGGATCACTACGCCCCGGCGGGACGGCCGGGCACCCGGATCCCGCACGCATGGCTCGGCCCCACCACGTCCCCCCTCGATCTCGCCGGACCCGGCCTGGTCCTGCTGGCCGGCCCCGCCTGCACCGAGTGGACCGCGCAAGCCGAGCGGCTGGGCATCAAGCACCGGACCATCGCAGATCCTCACTGGCTCTCCGAAACCGGACTCCCGGCCGACGGAGCGCTCCTGCTCCGTCCCGACGCCATCGTCGCCTGGCACTCGCGGGCGGACGTGTCCCTCGCCGAAGCCATGGGTCGAGTCCTCTGCACGACCGCGCCGGCTCCGGTATGA
- a CDS encoding MgtC/SapB family protein → MHALWSTSDQWSLLLPVLVALVLSTVIGLEREAGNKQAGLRTHTLVGVGSAVFMLVSKYGFADLLGLDHVALDPSRIAAQIVSGIGFVGGGLIFVRRDAVRGLTTAATVWLAAAVGVACGAGLPVLGVATTAGLVVITRGFPLLSRFVARHRRQPPILRLSYADGHGVLRAVLTACTDRGWAVHRVAVDRETVSEEGQRIAVVTLLLQGRGDLADLTAELAELPGVRSTATGAEDPLED, encoded by the coding sequence GTGCACGCACTGTGGTCCACCAGCGACCAGTGGTCGCTGCTCCTGCCGGTCCTGGTCGCACTGGTGCTGAGCACCGTGATCGGCCTGGAGCGCGAGGCCGGGAACAAGCAGGCAGGGTTGCGCACACACACCCTGGTCGGCGTCGGGTCAGCGGTGTTCATGCTCGTGTCGAAGTACGGGTTCGCGGATCTCCTCGGACTTGATCACGTCGCGCTCGATCCGTCGCGGATCGCCGCGCAGATCGTGTCCGGGATCGGGTTCGTCGGCGGCGGGCTGATCTTCGTGCGCCGTGACGCGGTACGCGGTCTCACCACGGCGGCCACGGTCTGGCTCGCCGCGGCGGTCGGGGTCGCCTGCGGCGCCGGCCTGCCAGTGCTCGGTGTCGCGACCACCGCCGGGCTCGTCGTGATCACTCGGGGATTCCCGCTGCTGTCCCGCTTCGTGGCGCGGCACCGGCGCCAGCCGCCGATCCTCCGGCTGAGTTACGCCGACGGTCACGGCGTCCTGCGTGCTGTGCTGACCGCGTGTACCGATCGTGGCTGGGCCGTGCACCGGGTCGCCGTCGACCGCGAGACAGTTTCCGAAGAGGGGCAACGAATCGCGGTCGTCACGCTGCTCCTCCAAGGCCGCGGCGACCTCGCCGACCTCACCGCGGAACTGGCTGAATTGCCCGGCGTCCGCAGCACCGCGACCGGCGCGGAGGATCCGCTCGAAGATTGA
- a CDS encoding DivIVA domain-containing protein: protein MGGERMAPGGGEDLMPARPAFDRTWRGYHRGQVEEFVAWVEAEFRRLAAERDAATHHAAGLVEQNHKLRAAIDRISRTPIEADALQERSRRMIELTREEAGEITAKAEATAARIVADAEAEAVRLTEKERTLAEAVEQDRERQQREHEELMRSAAEKRAAADEAAAKERRRMDQDVTRTLADRRTEALAEIAERTATARAEADNIIAQATDKADRTVTQATDHADRIVKQATDHADRIVKQATDHADRIVKQATDKGDRIITQATDHATSTVTQANDRAARVVTDAERRVGELAAVREQLTAALRGTRELLATANAELDPEGTPVPSQRRTSALTEPTPTG from the coding sequence ATGGGAGGTGAGCGCATGGCCCCCGGCGGTGGCGAGGACCTGATGCCCGCACGACCGGCTTTCGACCGGACGTGGCGCGGCTACCACCGTGGCCAGGTCGAGGAATTCGTGGCCTGGGTCGAAGCGGAGTTTCGACGACTGGCGGCTGAGCGCGACGCCGCGACCCACCATGCGGCCGGACTTGTGGAGCAGAACCACAAGCTGCGCGCGGCGATCGACCGGATCAGCCGCACTCCCATCGAAGCGGATGCACTGCAGGAACGTTCGCGCCGGATGATCGAGCTGACACGTGAGGAAGCCGGCGAGATCACTGCGAAGGCGGAAGCGACGGCAGCACGGATCGTTGCCGACGCGGAGGCGGAAGCGGTGCGGCTCACCGAAAAGGAACGCACCCTGGCCGAGGCGGTCGAGCAGGACCGCGAGCGGCAACAACGGGAGCACGAGGAACTCATGCGCAGCGCGGCCGAAAAGCGCGCAGCTGCTGACGAAGCCGCGGCGAAGGAGAGGCGCCGGATGGACCAAGACGTCACTCGCACGCTCGCCGACCGCCGCACGGAAGCGCTCGCCGAAATCGCCGAACGCACCGCCACCGCACGAGCCGAGGCCGACAACATCATCGCGCAAGCCACCGACAAGGCCGACCGCACCGTCACACAAGCCACTGACCACGCCGACCGGATCGTCAAGCAAGCCACCGACCACGCCGACCGGATCGTCAAGCAAGCCACCGACCACGCCGACCGGATCGTCAAGCAAGCCACCGACAAGGGCGACCGGATCATCACACAGGCCACCGACCACGCCACCAGCACCGTCACCCAGGCCAACGATCGCGCCGCCCGGGTCGTCACGGACGCCGAGCGCCGAGTCGGTGAACTCGCCGCCGTCCGGGAACAGTTGACCGCCGCGTTGCGAGGCACCCGCGAGCTCCTGGCCACCGCGAATGCCGAACTGGACCCGGAAGGCACCCCCGTACCGAGCCAACGCCGCACGTCTGCGCTGACCGAGCCCACTCCCACCGGCTGA
- a CDS encoding TetR/AcrR family transcriptional regulator produces MGDAEPSPPIWLLPEPPERSWGLGRIDIVNAAVRLADVGGADALTMRAVAKELGAGTPMSLYRYVYSKDGLVDLMLDLANAEVSTPEVPGADWRAELTTLALEMWEMTKRHPWFARLVHQRPPAGPHASRRSEFVLTTFDRLGQDLPSALGYTRLIEGYVTGQALQRAEERAMWQRDDFGSPDDAQQLAQSWFGDVVRDPGPYPLLGRVLEVVLAADSTWPAESPEDAQFELGLDCLLDGIAARLQ; encoded by the coding sequence ATGGGAGACGCGGAGCCGAGCCCGCCGATCTGGCTGTTGCCCGAGCCGCCGGAGCGCAGCTGGGGTCTCGGGCGGATCGACATCGTGAACGCGGCGGTGCGGCTGGCCGATGTGGGAGGCGCGGACGCGCTCACCATGCGTGCCGTGGCGAAAGAACTCGGCGCTGGCACGCCGATGTCGCTCTACCGCTACGTGTACAGCAAGGACGGCTTGGTCGACCTGATGCTCGACCTAGCGAACGCTGAGGTCTCGACGCCCGAGGTGCCGGGCGCCGACTGGCGCGCCGAACTCACCACGCTGGCGCTGGAGATGTGGGAGATGACCAAACGACATCCGTGGTTCGCCCGGCTGGTGCATCAGCGCCCGCCGGCCGGTCCGCACGCGAGCCGGCGCAGCGAGTTCGTGCTGACGACCTTCGATCGGCTGGGTCAGGATCTGCCGTCGGCGCTGGGGTACACGCGGTTGATCGAGGGTTACGTCACGGGCCAGGCCCTGCAGCGCGCCGAGGAACGAGCGATGTGGCAACGCGACGACTTCGGCAGTCCGGACGACGCGCAGCAGCTCGCGCAGTCCTGGTTCGGCGACGTCGTACGTGATCCCGGGCCGTACCCGCTGCTCGGCCGGGTCCTCGAAGTGGTACTGGCAGCGGACAGCACATGGCCGGCCGAGTCACCCGAAGATGCGCAGTTCGAACTCGGGCTCGACTGTCTGCTCGACGGGATCGCGGCTCGGCTGCAGTAG
- a CDS encoding heavy-metal-associated domain-containing protein, with protein MTEATYTVEGMTCAHCVGAVKEEVGELAGVDAVEVDLETGAVKVTSEQPLPREAVAGAVTEAGYRLVA; from the coding sequence ATGACAGAGGCGACCTACACCGTCGAAGGGATGACCTGCGCGCACTGCGTGGGGGCGGTGAAGGAGGAGGTCGGCGAGCTCGCCGGGGTCGACGCGGTCGAGGTGGACCTCGAAACGGGTGCCGTGAAGGTGACCAGCGAGCAGCCGCTGCCGCGAGAGGCGGTCGCCGGCGCGGTCACCGAAGCCGGCTACCGGCTCGTCGCCTAG
- a CDS encoding thioesterase II family protein, translating to MTDDRWLRRYHPADDALVRLVCLPHAGGGASFFHSLSKEVAPAADVTVVQYPGRQDRLSEPPLLTVRELADGATQALLPWLDLPVVLFGHSMGATIAYEVALRLEARGTGPSALVVSGRRAPSRQVEANVHLQDDDRLLAEVEQLDGTDPQVLRDADLRSLILPALRADYTAIETYRPDGGGPLSTPIHAHTGADDQHAPLDDVRAWADHTTGTFTMETYPGGHFYLTQQTTALATSLRRLITGL from the coding sequence GTGACCGACGATCGGTGGTTACGGCGTTACCACCCGGCAGACGATGCCCTGGTCCGGCTGGTCTGCCTGCCGCATGCGGGCGGCGGGGCATCCTTTTTCCATTCCCTGTCGAAGGAGGTCGCCCCGGCGGCTGACGTCACCGTGGTGCAGTACCCCGGCCGCCAGGACCGATTGTCCGAACCACCGTTGCTGACGGTGCGGGAGCTTGCCGACGGGGCCACCCAGGCGCTGCTGCCCTGGCTCGACCTTCCCGTCGTGCTCTTCGGGCACAGCATGGGCGCCACGATCGCTTATGAGGTCGCTCTGCGCCTGGAAGCCCGCGGAACCGGCCCGAGCGCACTCGTCGTATCCGGTCGCCGGGCGCCGTCCCGGCAAGTTGAGGCCAACGTGCACCTGCAGGACGACGACCGGCTGCTCGCCGAGGTGGAGCAGCTCGACGGAACCGACCCACAGGTGCTGCGGGACGCCGACCTGCGCAGCCTCATCCTTCCCGCCCTGCGCGCCGACTACACCGCCATCGAGACCTACCGGCCGGACGGCGGCGGCCCGCTCAGCACGCCCATCCACGCGCACACCGGCGCAGATGACCAGCATGCCCCGCTCGACGATGTACGCGCCTGGGCAGACCACACCACCGGGACATTCACCATGGAAACCTACCCAGGTGGGCACTTTTACCTGACGCAGCAGACCACCGCGCTGGCCACCTCGCTGCGCCGGCTGATCACCGGCCTGTGA
- the cobF gene encoding precorrin-6A synthase (deacetylating), with protein sequence MRKIYAIGIGAGDPEHLTVQAIDRLNRADVFFVLDKGAAKADLVRLRRQILDRFVTGPGYRVVSPQDPERDRKPLDYRAAVADWHRLRADVYERLIRDELGEDETGAFLVWGDPSLYDSTIALIEAVLARGTVTFDYEVVPGVSSASALVARHRTTMNQIGRAVQFTTGRRLADGWPTDADDVFVLLDAHTTFDQFVDQGMWIYWGAYVGTPEEILLSGPLDEALAERIRTTRTEARERNGWIMDTYLLRRPQ encoded by the coding sequence ATGCGGAAGATCTACGCGATCGGGATCGGCGCCGGCGACCCGGAGCACCTGACTGTCCAGGCGATCGACCGGCTCAACCGGGCCGATGTGTTCTTCGTCCTCGACAAGGGGGCCGCGAAGGCCGATCTGGTCCGGTTGCGCAGGCAGATCCTGGACCGCTTCGTGACCGGGCCAGGGTATCGCGTGGTGAGCCCGCAGGATCCGGAGCGTGACCGGAAGCCACTGGATTACCGCGCCGCGGTCGCGGACTGGCACCGCCTGCGCGCGGATGTGTACGAACGGCTGATCCGTGACGAGCTCGGCGAGGACGAGACCGGCGCTTTCCTCGTGTGGGGTGATCCGTCGTTGTACGACAGCACGATCGCCCTCATCGAAGCGGTGCTGGCGCGGGGGACGGTGACCTTCGACTACGAGGTGGTGCCCGGTGTGAGCAGCGCTTCGGCACTGGTCGCACGGCACCGCACGACGATGAACCAGATCGGGCGCGCGGTGCAGTTCACCACCGGCCGCCGGCTCGCCGACGGCTGGCCCACCGACGCCGACGACGTCTTCGTGCTGCTCGACGCGCACACGACGTTCGATCAGTTCGTCGACCAAGGAATGTGGATCTACTGGGGCGCGTATGTCGGAACGCCGGAGGAGATTCTGCTGTCCGGTCCGCTGGACGAGGCGCTGGCCGAGCGCATCCGGACGACGCGGACGGAGGCGCGGGAGCGGAACGGCTGGATCATGGACACCTACCTTCTGCGGCGCCCGCAGTGA
- a CDS encoding peptidase inhibitor family I36 protein, with product MPQILSVVTAGLLASGGILAGAGAAQATPRHPAAASSQPTPPSTAPSCAVGEFCLWGDENYSGTAQNYDLRTANPGDCIPLPDGFAAHSFGNRMSRDVTIYQGPDCSTEGDFTTYPGGGTYVPQAPFVVRAVKIWE from the coding sequence ATGCCGCAAATTCTTTCCGTGGTGACCGCCGGACTCCTCGCGAGCGGCGGCATTCTCGCCGGCGCGGGAGCGGCCCAAGCCACCCCGCGCCATCCAGCTGCCGCGTCCAGCCAGCCCACCCCACCCAGCACCGCACCGTCGTGCGCTGTCGGCGAATTCTGCCTATGGGGAGACGAGAACTATTCCGGAACCGCCCAGAACTACGACCTGCGCACCGCCAACCCCGGTGACTGCATTCCCCTTCCGGACGGCTTCGCGGCTCATTCGTTCGGCAACCGGATGAGCCGTGACGTCACGATCTATCAAGGCCCGGACTGTTCGACCGAGGGTGACTTCACCACCTATCCGGGTGGCGGTACGTATGTTCCGCAGGCCCCGTTCGTGGTCCGCGCCGTGAAGATCTGGGAGTAG
- a CDS encoding L-threonylcarbamoyladenylate synthase, giving the protein MARYFDVHPQNPQRRALGQVVDLLRADGLIAYPTDSCFALGCRLGNQRGMERIRSIRRLDHRHHFTLVCQDFAQLGQFVHIDNTVFRAVKASTPGPYTFILPATKEVPRRLLHAKKKTVGARIPDHLVTQALLTELGEPILSSTLLLPGSGEPLTQGWEIKEELDHVLDAVVDSGDCGVEPTTVIDFSSGEPEVVRHGAGDTSRFE; this is encoded by the coding sequence ATGGCCCGGTACTTCGACGTGCACCCGCAGAACCCGCAGCGCCGCGCTCTTGGCCAGGTGGTCGACCTGCTGCGAGCGGACGGGCTGATCGCCTATCCCACGGACTCGTGCTTCGCACTGGGCTGCCGGCTCGGGAACCAGCGGGGCATGGAGCGCATCCGCAGCATCCGCCGGCTGGACCACCGGCATCACTTCACGCTCGTCTGCCAGGACTTCGCGCAGCTCGGCCAGTTCGTGCACATCGACAACACGGTGTTCCGCGCGGTCAAGGCCAGCACGCCCGGCCCGTACACCTTCATCCTGCCGGCCACCAAGGAAGTGCCGCGCCGGCTGCTGCACGCCAAGAAGAAGACCGTCGGCGCACGGATCCCCGATCACCTGGTCACCCAGGCCCTGCTCACCGAGCTGGGCGAGCCGATCCTTTCGAGCACGCTGCTGCTGCCCGGTTCCGGCGAACCCCTGACCCAGGGCTGGGAGATCAAGGAGGAACTCGATCACGTCCTGGACGCGGTGGTTGATTCCGGCGACTGCGGCGTGGAACCGACCACGGTGATCGACTTCTCCTCCGGCGAACCTGAAGTCGTCCGCCACGGCGCTGGTGACACGTCGCGGTTCGAATGA
- a CDS encoding metal-sensitive transcriptional regulator, translating into MTGYGSEREAYLKRLRRIEGQVRGLQRMVEQDKYCIDILTQVSAATKALQSFSLELLDEHLATCVVEAAAAGGEEAELKVREASDAIARLVRS; encoded by the coding sequence ATGACCGGTTACGGCAGTGAACGAGAGGCCTACCTCAAACGTCTCCGCCGAATCGAAGGCCAGGTGCGCGGCCTGCAGCGCATGGTCGAACAGGACAAGTACTGCATCGACATCCTGACCCAGGTCTCCGCGGCGACGAAGGCACTGCAGTCGTTCTCCCTGGAACTGCTCGACGAGCACCTGGCGACCTGCGTGGTCGAAGCCGCCGCCGCGGGCGGCGAGGAAGCGGAACTGAAGGTCCGGGAAGCCTCCGACGCGATCGCCCGGCTCGTCCGTTCCTGA